The window GTTAGTACATGCCCGTGACTTCACCTCAGAGGACTTTGCATTATCGCATCCTGCGGGTGCACTTGGGCGTCAGCTATTGACGCGAGTTGAAGATCTAATGCATACCACTGCAGAGAATTTGCCATTAATCAATCAGCAAGCCCCATTACGAGAAGCTTTGTTTATCATGTCCGCTGGACGTTTGGGTATGACGGTTGTGACCGATGAGGCAGAAAGGGTCATTGGTGTATTTACTGATGGTGACTTACGCCGAGGCCTTGAGAAGGGGATTGACCTTCAAACGCCGATGGGTGAGGTAATGGTTACTAATCCACGTCAAGTCAGTAAAACCATGCGTGCCTCTGATGCTCTAAGCGTAATGAACGAAAATGCTATCAGTCAGTTATTGGTCATCGATGAGCAGGGACGCTTAGAAGCTATTATTACTGTGCACGATTTACTAAAAGCAGGTGTAAAATAGATAAATAGCGTCAGTCCCAACTCATAATCAATAATGCCTAAAAAACAGCCTTTAATAAGAGATATATTATGCAAGACTTAATAAAAAAAGCGGGCCAAGTAAAGCTGCTGGTTATGGATGTCGATGGTATTTTATCAAACGGTCAGATTATCTATGATGCTAACGGGGTAGAAACCAAAGCGTTTTCGGTACAAGATGGTGTGGGTGTGAAATCATTGGCACGTTATGGTATTTTAACGGCTATTATTACCGGTCGTAGCAGTCCTATGGTTAATAAGCGTGCTGCTGAGATAGGTGTAGATTATGTGGTACAAGGTCGTGATGATAAGCTAATCGCTTTAAATGAGTTGCTCTCAACCCTTGACCTCACTGCCGCTGATTGTGCTTATATGGGTGATGACTTACCTGATATTAAAGCGATGCAAAGTGTAGGCTTTGCTGCTACTGTGCCTAACGCGCATTCAGAGGTTATTAATCGCAGCGACATGGTCACCACCCGCGCAGGCGGCACTGGTGCAGTACGTGAAGTATGTGATTTAATCCTAAAAGGTCATGGCCATTATCAAGACTTCATTGCGCATTATACGCTTGATGATGCGCAGACAAAGACCCTTAGCAGTACTCAGGCTAACACACAGGATAACTTGTCGTGAATACCCGTGTTTTAATCGTCTTAGCGTTAATTATTGCTGGTATCGCCGGCTGGTTTTTTCAGCAGCAAGGAGAGATATCGCCGCCGGTCAATACAGAAGCTTCAGATGTTGATTATGAGGCCACAGATATCAAGGCGGTACAGACTAACGAGCAAGGTGAAACCGAGTACGAGCTTAACGCTGAATCATTAACTCATAATCCGGTAACCAATCAGGATGAGATGTCGGGTATTACCATGAACTGGAAGCCTTCAGATGAACAGCGCTACCTAATTCAAGCAGGCAGTGCTGCCATCAATCAGCAGACTGGTGAGTTACGTTTGTCAGATGGTTTTACCCTAGTTAGTGAAGATAAGGCTGACAAAAAATCAGACATTGAGCCCATTAAAGTGATTGGTCAAACACTCAAAGGTAATACCAAATCTCGGCAGGTTTATAGTGATGCGCCCGTCAAGGTCGAACAGGGTATGAACCGGTTTGAGGCTTCCAGCATGAAAGCAAATCTTGAAACGGGCGAATATGAATTTGGGAAGGTGGCAGTCACTTTTACCCCAGCTGACCGTCAGGATAAAGCACTGTTTTGATGGCTACAATGTCAATGATATCCCTGATGTTCCTGATGCCTATAAAGAATACTTATAAAGAATGCCGGTGTAATAGACAAAATTCATGCTAAAAAGTAGACGATAGCGGCTAATGGACATAATTCATGCTGGCGGCGCTACTTTGACAATAAAAAGTCTTTAATAAACCGTAGCTTACGTTGTTCGTTTAGACCATGATGACTGTGTAATTGTCGCTTTAACTCACTGAACAAACCTTCAAGAGCATTGGTTGTATTTGGCATATTTAAATGCTCGTATTCTCTATAGGTAAACAACCAGTCACTATTGGTTCGCAAGCTTCGATAAGCACTTCTAAGGCGTCTGTGAGTGTACCAAGTTTTACCGGTTTCAACGTTGATACTCCGCTCATTAAGATAGGCTTCATGAGTGATATACCAGCTGTCTAAGCGCTCTGTGAACCCTGACTTATCATGCTGTGTTACTGTTAAGGACAATCGTCTAAGCTCAATGCTTGCGATCGTTTTAGGACGACGAGTTAGATAACGAGTGACTATCTGTAATTGATGAAACTGGCACATCTGGCAAGGTATGTTGGGAAATAGCTTGTTTAATCCTCGTCTACCATCGCAGGTGATGCTTTGTATATCAACGCCTAACGACTTTATATGGTCAATGCCTTGCTTGTAGGCAGTGTTGGTCTCATGGCTGACTATTTTGTAATGTAAGACCGCTTTAGTACTGTTGTCGATAAATACCATGAGACCAAATTGTCTGCCAAAGTAAGTAGTATCCATGACAATATTGGCCTGATGGGGCAGCTGAATCTTGTATTGGATTTTAACGTTATCCAACCGCCTTTGAATGGTCTTAATACTGCATTGATGTTTGTCAGCCAGTTGTTTGTAAGTTTGTTTGCCTTGCGTGTATTCTTGCCAAAGCAGGGGATTATTTAGTCTTTTACCCCCTAAAAACTGCCGTTTACAGGCTAAGCATTGGTACTGCTGTTTGCCTAGTTTGTGGCCGTTCTTCTTGGTGTGTTTTTCACCACAAAAAGGGCAGTTTTTTGATTCATGGCTTTGTTTCCTTGCAAATACAGACAGTATATAGCTTTAACCTATACGACAGCATGAATTTTGTCCATTACACCAGAATGCCTATAAAGACAGATATTACGCTTTAATTTAAAGCTAGGCTTGAAGATAGCCAAGAGCATGAAGCTTGCAGACCCTATTACTAATTATAAAACGAGTAACTTCTTATGAAATTTAACTTTTTGCCTGCTTTGCGCTCACTATCTAACCGATCCATTCAAATACCGCATGGTTTACGTGCGCTGCCGATGGTAATGCTATTAGCCCTACCATTGTATAGTCATGCGCTGCCCTCAGATGCCAATCAGCAGATCAAACTGTTAGCAGATAAAGCGACTTATAGTGAAAGTACCGGTATTACTAGCTATTCTGGTACTGTGGTCATTACCCAAGGTACGTTCAAGATGACTGCTGATAATATTACGGTGAATTTATCACAGGGTCGCAGCATTAACTCAGCGGTAGCGACTGGACGTCCAGCAACCATGCAACAGGTCGTCACTCAAGAGAAAGGACTGGCTAAAGGGCAAGCCAATAAAATTGATTATAATGCGGTGACGGGAATCGTTACTTTAACCGGCAATGCCAAACTGGTTCAAAATAGTGCGAGTTTTGCGGGTAATGTCATTCGCTATAGCCTAAAAGCAGGCGATGTAGAAGCCACTGCTGGCGGCAATCAGCGCGTTGAGCTGGTATTCCCACCCAGTAATAGTAACAGTCAAAGCAGCATTCGTTAGGCAATGAACATGAATATATGGGTATGCATCAGTGCTTAAATTTTGTAATAGCATGGGTAAGTTATGAGTGATAATAAAAATATTGACCATTTAGCATCAACCAACAGTAATGCTGCCCCAATCGCGCGTTTAACGATGCAAAATTTAGGTAAGCGCTATGGCAAACGCTGGGTCGTTAAGGATGTCTCATTCTCCGTTGAGCAAGGACAAGTCGTTGGGCTATTAGGTCCTAACGGTGCGGGCAAGACGACCAGCTTTTATATGGTGGTAGGTCTGGTCAACATGGATAAAGGCCGTGTTACCTTAGGTAAAATGGATCTATCCAAATATGCTATGCATGAGCGTGCGCGTGCTGGTATTGGCTATTTGCCACAAGAAGCCTCTATATTTCGCAAGTTGTCTATTGAAGACAATATTTTGGCGATTTTACAAACGCGTGCAGAACTGAGCGCCGCTGAGCAACGTCAAGAGCTTGAAAAATTAATTGGTGAGTTCCATTTAGAGCATGTCCGTAATTCACTAGGTATGAGCGTCTCAGGTGGAGAGCGCCGCCGTTGTGAGATTGCGCGTGCCTTGGCAGCTGACCCTAAGTTTATTCTATTAGATGAGCCCTTTGCTGGGGTTGACCCTATCTCTGTTAATGATATTAAAGACGTGATTTTGACTTTAAAAAATCGTGGCATTGGCGTACTAATTACGGATCATAATGTCCGCGATACGCTAGCTATTTGCGAAAAAGCTTATATTGTTTCAGAAGGCTCTATTATTGCTGAGGGCACATCGGAAGAGGTGTTAGGCAATGATTTGGTAAAAAGCGTTTATTTAGGTAAAGATTTTCAGGTGTAAGCTGTCGAGTTGATACCTAGCTTTGTTTTTCTACATTTATTGAAACCAGTCTTGCCCAACGTGTTTTTATGCTCAACATAACTAGCCTTCTTCACTATAGTTGTTTACCTTAAACAGTAATAACAACTGTCCTTACTATCAATTGTTGGCCTCCCATAAACGGTTGTTTTCTCTTAAGCCGTTGTCTTTTTATAAACAGCTACCTGTACAAGCGTAGCGATATTCTATTACTCATTTTTAATGGTTACCCTCAATAAGGCTCATATACTATGGCAAAAAATAAAAGTAGCTATGTCTGCCAGCACTGCGGTGCTCATTTTGGTAAGTGGGCAGGGCAGTGTTCTGATTGTGGCGAATGGAACCGTTTAGTTGAAGCGCCCAATGTCAGCATGCCGCATCATAATAAAAACACCGCTAAGCCCAATGCCGGTCGTGCAGCTCCTCGAAATGCAGGTGGTAGCGCAGCACCTGCGGGGAACTATTCTGGTACACACAGTGCGGTCATGCCGCTCAATGCGGTCAGTGTATCTTTAGATGCGCGTATGCCAACAGGAATCAGTGAATTTGATCGAGTACTGGGTGGTGGATTAGTCGCCGGTTCTGTTGTACTGATAGGCGGTGATCCGGGTATTGGCAAGTCAACTATTTTGCTACAAACAGCCACTAATATGGCGCGTGCTGATTCATTGGCAGGTAGTGCGCTTTATGTGACTGGTGAGGAGTCACTTGCGCAGGTGGCGATGCGTGCTAGGCGTTTAGATCTGCCAGCAGATCGATTGCGGGTATTGGCTGAAACCAACGTAGAAACCATTTGTGCGGCATTAACCCAAGAGCAGCCTGCGATTGCTATTATCGATTCCATTCAAACTATCTATACGGATGCGATTAATTCCGCGCCAGGTGGTGTCAGTCAAATTCGTGAATCTGCTGCGATTCTGACCCGTTATGCCAAGCAAACGGGCACCGCGCTATTTTTGGTTGGGCATGTCACCAAGGAAGGGACGCTAGCAGGGCCACGAGTGCTTGAGCATATGGTGGATACCGTACTGTACTTTGAAGGTCAGTCTGATTCACGCTTTCGTATGATTCGCGCGGTCAAAAATCGCTTTGGTGCGGTTAATGAGCTGGGTATTTTTGGTATGACCGATATGGGGCTCAAAGAAGTAGCCAATCCATCAGCTATATTTTTAAGTCGCTATGATAAACCCGTTGCTGGTTCCGTAGTGATGGTTAGCCGTGAAGGTACGCGTCCACTATTAGTCGAGGTACAGGCCTTAGTTGACGACTCACAAGGACAGCCAAGACGTATGGCGTTAGGTCTTGATTTTCAGCGGTTATCGATGTTGCTGGCAGTTATGCACCGTCACGGTGGTATCCATACTAGTGGACAAGATGTCTATGTGAATGTCGTCGGTGGGGTAAAAGTAATTGAAACCGGCTCTGATCTGGCCGTATTATTGGCTTGTGCTTCCAGTATTAAAGAAAAACCACTACCGTCTTCATTAGCAGTCTTTGGTGAAGTGGGTTTATCCGGTGAAATTCGACCTGTCCCCAACGGACAAGAGCGACTAAAAGAAGCCATGAAGCATGGGTTCAAGCACGCTATCATTCCTAAGTCTAATGCGCCTGCCGCTAATGCTCCGCAGTTTAAAGGTATTAATGTGATTGCCGTAGAACGACTTGATGATGCTATCGAACGTGCGTTTGAATTATAGAGGATGGACTTCCACATTTGAATAATTATTGACAATCAGATCATCTAAATCTAAAACAAAGTGATCTACAGTTAAAAGATCAGGAATCAAACATAAAAAAAGCGCCTAGCTAATAAGTTAGGCGCTTTTTATTTCAGATCTGTGTAGACAGTTAATTCTTTAAAACTAGGGTCCTGAAACGCGTTCAATTGAGACGTTACCAACACCTTTGGCAGTCATACCTAATTGCTTGGCAGCACCATAAGATAAATCCATCACACGGTTACCTGAGAATGGGCCACGGTCATTAACCTTGACAACCACACTTTTACCATTTGTTTTGTTGGTCACTTTGACATAACAGTTTAATGGTAATGAACGGTGAGCCGCGGTTAAGGCGTTCATATCGAAGGTATCACCGCTGGCCGTTTTGCGACCATGAAACTTACGACCATACCAAGAGGCTAAGCCCGTTTGCTTAAATTTTCTTACCGAATTAGACGCTACTGCAGTGAGACGTTCTAATACGTCTTCGTCATTGGTTAATTGCGTAGTATCTTTGGCTAACAATGAACTGTTAAGCGCTAATGATGTTGGTTGACGGGCAGACTTAACCAAACTTGACGCACTGTCATGCTGTCGGGTAAGCTCGCCAAGTACGCGATCTATATGGGAGGCGTTATCTTGAGACAACGTTGCAAGGGTGGTTTTTGTTTCTACCGCATTTGCATTAGAGGCTACTGCAGAACCAGTAAATAAACATACTGACATTGCAAGTAAACCAGATAAACGCTTATTCATAAATACCTCTATAGCTTATACATTAAAACCTAATTCTAAGAATCTTAGGTTGAGCGTGGCAATATCAGATTAATCTAACGATGCCGCATACTCTAAAGCGTCTGACTCAATCCATTATGGTTTATAAAGATTAGTAGTGAGTACTGGCTTTTATAGATTTTAAAGTATGGTAAGTTTTTTATTTGGTTATCATAGGTTTGCAAACGGTAATAAGTACCAGCGAACGCTCATGACATGCTTAATGATAATTAACAATATTAATAAAATTCGTATTATCAGCACTAGAAAATATTAATACTGGTAACACGCTATGTTTATCTAATAGACAAGCTGTTTTAAATTGCTAAATTAATGAAGGATTTAGACAGTGTTGCGTATAATTACTGTCAGTAAACCGTTAATTAAGTAGTGTATTTGAAAGCTTAAAATCTATCAGTTGCTAACTATACGGATAAGCTATAACCAAAATATAATTAAATGCTAACTTTCTTAGTGGCTATGTACGGATTATGTATCAAAGTACAGTTAAACGAGAATAACGCAAATGTTTGTAAAAAACAAGTATTAATATATTCCCAGTATGGCTTAACAATAAGGACGCTATTAAGATGATAAAGCGTAACTATTAGATGGATTAGCGTAACAACAACAAAGACTTAGGAGGATAGTAACCTTGATAGTACTATGATTTTTTAAAAGATTGTTTAAACAAGGTACAAACAAGCAATAATAATAAAATATTAAATTGGCTTAAATAATCTTATTTTGAGCTTTAGAATTCTTATTAATCCGCATTCATATATTAATATTTTGCTTACATAATTCGATTAACTCACTGATTTGAATGTTTTTGTTTGATATATTTTGGTTTTGATTTCAAGCGCAAAAGCCATTTCAGGCTCAGAGATAAAGTCATGTTAAAGCTATCTTAAATTGTCTTAAGTCTTAAAACGGCTATTTATAGTTGATAAAAAATCAAATAGATATAGTCAATGATAAATAAAAGCGACACATAGACAAATGCGTGCAGCTGGCAAAAATTTATCTTAGCCATACTGTATCCGTTTTAAAATGAACTGACTATATTCCTTACTATTCCTTGTTGGCCTCGTTCATTGATTATCGAATCAGAAGTGATAAATTATGGTCTATGGGTATGAATTGACATCAGCAAGCCAAATCCAGCCATCAAAGTCACGACCGCGGTGCCGCCATAACTAATAAACGGCAGAGGGACACCAACGACCGGCAGGATACCGCCGACCATGCCAACATTCACAAACACATAAACAAAGAATGACATAGCTATAGCCCCTGCTAGTAAACGGCTGTAAGTATCAGGGTGAGTGAAGGCAATATATAATGCACGCGATAATAGGCAAGCATAAACGAACATCAGTAGCATGACACCAAATAGACCGAACTCTTCAGAGAAGGCCGCGATAATAAAGTCAGTATGTCCTTCAGGCAAAAAGTGTAGATGTGATTGCGTACCCTCTAGATAACCTTTACCAGTAAGACCGCCTGAACCAATAGCGGTTTTGGACTGAATAATATTCCAGCCAGCACCTTGGATATCAGCTTCTGGGTTGAACAACGTCAGTACCCGTGTGCGCTGATAATCATGTAATAGGAAATTCCAAGCAAAGGCTACTAAGGGTATCGATAGCGCTAGCGCACCTGAGATCATCCGCCATGACAGCCCCGCTAAGAACAACACAAAAATACCACTTGCTGCCACTAGCAGTGAGGTACCAAGATCAGGCTCTTTAGCAATTAGCAACACAGGAATAACGATAAGACCTAACGTTATTACGACACTTGATAGCGACGGCGGTAGATCGCGCTTGGATAAAAACCACGCACACATCATTGGCATACCAAGCTTCATAAACTCCGAGGGTTGCACACTGCCAAATCCTGGCAAATTAATCCAGCGCTGCGCGCCCATCCGTACCTCGCCAATAATGTCGACCAGTACCAACAGTACCAATCCTAAAACATAAAATACGGGGGTAAAGGTGCGATAAATACTGGGCGGTACTTGCGCCATAGCAAACATGACTGTAAACGCGACACCGTAACTGACTATCTGGCGGATGACCATACTGCTATCTTGAGACGAAGCACTGTATAAAATCGTCAAGCCAATACAGCAAATGGTTAGTAAGAGTAGGGTCAACCAAGGATCAATATGAATGCGCTGCCATAGCGTCGGTTCATGACGTTGACTAAAATGATGGCTCTGGCGTGAAAATCGATACTGCGGGTTAGAAGGCATAGGCAAAATAGGGCTGAAGAATGGTGTTAAAGAAAGGGTAGTGTTAAGAAAAAAACCAGCTATAAATCAGTGGCACTAACACGTTAATTTCAATAAATCATAACGAACAAAGTAACGTGATGGTAAGAAAGTAACATAAATATGAAAATAATAAGGATAAGTGTTACTAACAAACGTGTTGTGGCTTATTGAAGGCGATAGTTTAGCCTGCTTGTTCAAAATTTGATAGTATCGATAAAATGTTTTTAGTGATAGTGACACGCAATGATAAATGTAAAAAACTTTGTCCTTAGGCATAGTCGTAACTCTGTTTATAAGACTGACAGTAATCCGCCAGAACCAGCATCGGTATCACCTTTGAACCCCCCTATTTCTGCTGCCATGAAGCTTGTCATTACATTACTTGTTTTTGCGAGTAGTGCCAGTAGCGTCAGCGTTCATGCGGCTATCATAAGTGACAATAGCGAGCGCCGTATCGAAGTGCGTCATGGCAGTAGCAGCAGTAATAACAGTGGCAGCAGTAATGCTCATATCACGCCTTCAACTGCTTCAGCAAATCATAGCGCTGGCGTTACTATTCTAAATGGCGATAGTATGCAAGGACTAATCCAACAAAAACAGCGTGAGTTTAAGTTCGACGCCAAGCTATCGATAGAAGAAAGTCAGCGCGTTAATACTAATAGGCGCACGCCAAGTTATAACAGCACTTACAGCACTAGCAACAATACCTACAACCATTCTGCCAGCATCGACTTCAATACATGGCTTAATAGCAATAGCTACCGCAGCCAACAAGTCGCCAGTTATCAACGTTATCTCAGCTCACAGGTGGGCGCTCAAAATGTGCCGCCACTCTCTCAGCTGCTCACTACTGCCCGTAGCTGGGACAAATGCGGCTATGAGCCTTATCAGTTGCCACCGCAAGAGCTGTGGTCAAATGTCGTGTCTACATTACGGCTATACAGTGAGTTAAAAAACCAAGGGATCCTACCAGCAAGTAGCGAGATTCGTTCAGTATATCGCAGTCCGGGACTCAATGACTGTGCGGGCGGGGCCAATGAGAGTAAACACATGACCGCAGGCGCTATAGATATCTGGGTGCCCGAATACGAAGCTAACTTATGGCAACTCAGTAATATGCAAGATAGTCTCTGTCAGTTTTGGCAATACCAAGGCGAGTCTCACAACTTTGGGCTTGGGCTCTATTCAACCGGTGCGATTCACTTAGATACAGACGGTTATCGCAAATGGGGTTTTAATCACACCAGTAGCAGCTCTGCTTGTCACTACTAACCCACACTAATATCCATGAAAATAAATCAAGAAATCCTATTAAAATAAGTCATAAAATTGACCTAAGAGTACTAAAAAGAGGTTTGGTAGGCGGATCAAAGAAGTACGGTTTACGATAAGGGATAGTCGCAAATAAGGATGAATAGACTTATAGCAACCTGCTAATGGTATAAATTTTTCTAGCGTGCTGTTCGCAAGCGTGACAGAGGCTGCAAAAAATTCATCCCAGTAGCACTGTACCGTTTCCAAATTGGATTAAATCTATCTTAGAGAATAGCCGCCTATCTATGCAAGCTGCTACTTATATGACTACTGTCTTTATATGATTACTGCTTTTTTAAAAGATTATTTATTAGCTCTCTTTTCCCAAGGATCATCTTGTCCAACCGTCACAATCAAAAACTTATCTGGCTCAAGGGTATCGCGCATGGTCTGGTTTACTTCTGATAACTGTACTTGGTCAATACGGCTGACATAATCGATCAAATAACTATCTGGCAATTGATAAAAATTCATCATTCCCAATAAACCATTAATCCCGGCATTACTCGCAAAACTCATCGGAAAGCTATTTTTTAGATTGTCTGTCGTTAGGCGCATCTCAGTGCTAGTGATGCCATTATCCAAAGTGTCATTAATCACCTCCAAACTCGCGTCAATCGCCGCCCGTGCTTTATCATTTCGTGTTGAAAAGCCAATTTGGTAAGGGCCGCGAGCCAGCATTGGACTCATGGAGCCTGAAATACCGTAGGTATAACCCAGATTTTGGCGAATTTCGGTCATTAGGCGGGCGTTAAAATCACCACCTGCCAATACATCATTACCAACGGCAAAGTTAGTTTGTTGTTGCTGCGCCTTAGGGTCAGTGGCACGCTTGCTACCCAATTGTCCCATCAATACTGTGGTTTGAGAACTGGGAAACGGAATATGGATATGCTGTGATTTATCGAGTGGCTTAGGCTCGGGCAAAACAGCTGCCGCCTTTCCCATAGACAAATTAACAGTAATATCTTCAGCAAGTTTTTTAGCTTGAATTAAAGTTAAATTGCCAGTCATTGCAAGAGAGGCGTTAGCAGCCACTAAATAGCGATTTTGAAAATCAATTAGATCTTTTCGTTCAATACTGGGCACACTTTCAAGCGTACCGGAAGAAGGGTGAGCGTAGGGGTGTTTGCCATATAATGCTTGGTTAAAGGCAAGGCTAGCGAGGCTGCCGGGGTCCTGTTTTTGCTGCTGCAATCCAACCAACAAACGCGCTTTATTACGCGCGAGAATTTGCTGATCAAAGGTCGGCTTAGTCAGCATTTGAGTCATCAAGTCAATAGCCGGCAGTAGATGTTCATCATCGGATAGGCTGCGTAGTGAAACGATAAACATATCTTTATAAGCGCTGCTGTTTAGATTGATACCCAAAGTCTCAACTGCGCGAGTAAATTCATTTTCGTTTAAGCTTTGTGACCCTTGAGTGAGCATGGTAGCAGTCATATTGGCAATACCAAAGCCTTCTGAGCGTATATTACCATCACGGGCGCTACCGGCATTGAAGCGTAAATCTATATCGACAATAGGTAATGCTGCCGCGCGTACAAAAGACACTGGAACGCCCGCTGTGGTTTCAAAATGGTCAACATTCGGCACGGTCACTTGTAAGGGTTTAACGGTATCAAGGCTACTCAGTTTCGACAACGCTGTAATGGGTGCATTGGCATCGACGGCAGCTGTGGGCGCACGATTATCTGTCATAGCCGTATCTGCGTAAGCGGGAACAGTCAACGTTGCCAACCCTATAGCTATACCCATACTCATATAGGACAGCTGCTTAGGTTTAGAAACTGTTGACCGTGTTGAGTTTGGTATGTGGGCTAGAGCTGTTTTCTTTGTCGTGAATTTAGAAGTCTTATGAATCATAACTGTCTTCTTATTAAAAAAGCGACTGGGCGCTAAATAGGTAACTAGTAATCAAGTATGAAGTGTAAAAAAGCAGGTGATTCTCTTAGTTATTCGACTCTACTTTGTCAGTTTTTATCTTGTCAGTTACTGTTTCATCTTTAGGCGGTACAATATGCATAACGGTCAGATTTTCTTTTACTAGATATTTTTTGCTAGCGGCTTTGATATCAGCAATTGTTACCTTATCAAGCTTAGCAGGTAAAGAGGCAAGGAGTCGGTCATCAAGCCCGATAGATTGCAGTGAACCAATCATCTGTGCTTGCCCTTCCATACTGTCTTGAGCATAAATAAGTCCGGTGACAGTATTGGTCTTCGCGCGGCTGATTTCATCGGCTTGAATAGGGTCGGTGGCAAGCTTATTAATTTCAGTCATGATAGCCTGCTGCGCTTGTTCTAAGCTCACGCCTTCACGTGGGGTCGCTTGAATCAAAAACAGTCCATCACCACGATCCAGTAAGTCATAGGAGGTGCCAACGGTAGCCAATAGCCCTTGCTCACGTATTAATCTACTCTCTAGGCGTGCAGACAGACCACCATCTAACACGTCTTGCGCAAGCGATAAGGCGTAGGCTTGTTTTTCATCCTTTGCGCCAGCGGTCAGTAAACTGGGCACGTTATAACCCATCAATAAGACCGGAACTTTTACCGCTTGCTCAGAGCTGACTTGCTTATAACCGCGGAATCCTTGTTGGCTAACAGCTGGACGCTTAGGAAGTTTACTGGTAGGTAAGTCGCCAAAGTAGCGTTTGACTCGCGTTAAAACCTCTTGTGGCTCAACATCACCCACAATGACCAAAGTCGCATTGTTAGGGGCATACCAGGTCTTATACCAGTCTTTTAATTCTGCCAGTTTAATT of the Psychrobacter sp. LV10R520-6 genome contains:
- a CDS encoding KdsC family phosphatase, whose product is MQDLIKKAGQVKLLVMDVDGILSNGQIIYDANGVETKAFSVQDGVGVKSLARYGILTAIITGRSSPMVNKRAAEIGVDYVVQGRDDKLIALNELLSTLDLTAADCAYMGDDLPDIKAMQSVGFAATVPNAHSEVINRSDMVTTRAGGTGAVREVCDLILKGHGHYQDFIAHYTLDDAQTKTLSSTQANTQDNLS
- the lptC gene encoding LPS export ABC transporter periplasmic protein LptC, producing the protein MNTRVLIVLALIIAGIAGWFFQQQGEISPPVNTEASDVDYEATDIKAVQTNEQGETEYELNAESLTHNPVTNQDEMSGITMNWKPSDEQRYLIQAGSAAINQQTGELRLSDGFTLVSEDKADKKSDIEPIKVIGQTLKGNTKSRQVYSDAPVKVEQGMNRFEASSMKANLETGEYEFGKVAVTFTPADRQDKALF
- a CDS encoding IS256 family transposase, variant Zn-binding type: MDTTYFGRQFGLMVFIDNSTKAVLHYKIVSHETNTAYKQGIDHIKSLGVDIQSITCDGRRGLNKLFPNIPCQMCQFHQLQIVTRYLTRRPKTIASIELRRLSLTVTQHDKSGFTERLDSWYITHEAYLNERSINVETGKTWYTHRRLRSAYRSLRTNSDWLFTYREYEHLNMPNTTNALEGLFSELKRQLHSHHGLNEQRKLRFIKDFLLSK
- the lptA gene encoding lipopolysaccharide transport periplasmic protein LptA translates to MVMLLALPLYSHALPSDANQQIKLLADKATYSESTGITSYSGTVVITQGTFKMTADNITVNLSQGRSINSAVATGRPATMQQVVTQEKGLAKGQANKIDYNAVTGIVTLTGNAKLVQNSASFAGNVIRYSLKAGDVEATAGGNQRVELVFPPSNSNSQSSIR
- the lptB gene encoding LPS export ABC transporter ATP-binding protein, producing MSDNKNIDHLASTNSNAAPIARLTMQNLGKRYGKRWVVKDVSFSVEQGQVVGLLGPNGAGKTTSFYMVVGLVNMDKGRVTLGKMDLSKYAMHERARAGIGYLPQEASIFRKLSIEDNILAILQTRAELSAAEQRQELEKLIGEFHLEHVRNSLGMSVSGGERRRCEIARALAADPKFILLDEPFAGVDPISVNDIKDVILTLKNRGIGVLITDHNVRDTLAICEKAYIVSEGSIIAEGTSEEVLGNDLVKSVYLGKDFQV
- the radA gene encoding DNA repair protein RadA, with protein sequence MAKNKSSYVCQHCGAHFGKWAGQCSDCGEWNRLVEAPNVSMPHHNKNTAKPNAGRAAPRNAGGSAAPAGNYSGTHSAVMPLNAVSVSLDARMPTGISEFDRVLGGGLVAGSVVLIGGDPGIGKSTILLQTATNMARADSLAGSALYVTGEESLAQVAMRARRLDLPADRLRVLAETNVETICAALTQEQPAIAIIDSIQTIYTDAINSAPGGVSQIRESAAILTRYAKQTGTALFLVGHVTKEGTLAGPRVLEHMVDTVLYFEGQSDSRFRMIRAVKNRFGAVNELGIFGMTDMGLKEVANPSAIFLSRYDKPVAGSVVMVSREGTRPLLVEVQALVDDSQGQPRRMALGLDFQRLSMLLAVMHRHGGIHTSGQDVYVNVVGGVKVIETGSDLAVLLACASSIKEKPLPSSLAVFGEVGLSGEIRPVPNGQERLKEAMKHGFKHAIIPKSNAPAANAPQFKGINVIAVERLDDAIERAFEL
- a CDS encoding septal ring lytic transglycosylase RlpA family protein, which translates into the protein MNKRLSGLLAMSVCLFTGSAVASNANAVETKTTLATLSQDNASHIDRVLGELTRQHDSASSLVKSARQPTSLALNSSLLAKDTTQLTNDEDVLERLTAVASNSVRKFKQTGLASWYGRKFHGRKTASGDTFDMNALTAAHRSLPLNCYVKVTNKTNGKSVVVKVNDRGPFSGNRVMDLSYGAAKQLGMTAKGVGNVSIERVSGP
- the rodA gene encoding rod shape-determining protein RodA, whose protein sequence is MPSNPQYRFSRQSHHFSQRHEPTLWQRIHIDPWLTLLLLTICCIGLTILYSASSQDSSMVIRQIVSYGVAFTVMFAMAQVPPSIYRTFTPVFYVLGLVLLVLVDIIGEVRMGAQRWINLPGFGSVQPSEFMKLGMPMMCAWFLSKRDLPPSLSSVVITLGLIVIPVLLIAKEPDLGTSLLVAASGIFVLFLAGLSWRMISGALALSIPLVAFAWNFLLHDYQRTRVLTLFNPEADIQGAGWNIIQSKTAIGSGGLTGKGYLEGTQSHLHFLPEGHTDFIIAAFSEEFGLFGVMLLMFVYACLLSRALYIAFTHPDTYSRLLAGAIAMSFFVYVFVNVGMVGGILPVVGVPLPFISYGGTAVVTLMAGFGLLMSIHTHRP